The proteins below are encoded in one region of Oncorhynchus keta strain PuntledgeMale-10-30-2019 unplaced genomic scaffold, Oket_V2 Un_contig_15986_pilon_pilon, whole genome shotgun sequence:
- the LOC127919187 gene encoding keratin-associated protein 4-4-like, with protein sequence CYEPGYLQTSAVNRVTDRRCCEPGYLQSAVNRVTDRRECCEPGYLQSAVNRVTDRRECCEPGYLQTSAVNRATYRRECCEPGYLQTRVLNRLPTDECCEPVTYRPESAVGRVTYRRECCEPGYL encoded by the coding sequence AGTGCTATGAACCGGGTTACCTACAGACGAGTGCTGTGAACCGGGTTACCGACAGACGGTGCTGTGAACCGGGTTACCTACAGAGTGCTGTGAACCGGGTTACCGACAGACGAGAGTGCTGTGAACCGGGTTACCTACAGAGTGCTGTGAACCGGGTTACCGACAGACGAGAGTGCTGTGAACCGGGCTACCTACAGACGAGTGCTGTGAACCGGGCTACCTACAGACGAGAGTGCTGTGAACCGGGTTACCTACAGACGAGAGTGCTGAACCGGCTACCTACAGACGAGTGCTGTGAACCGGTTACCTACAGGCCCGAGAGTGCTGTGGGCCGGGTTACCTACAGACGAGAGTGCTGTGAACCGGGATACCTATGA